One window of Dechloromonas sp. ZY10 genomic DNA carries:
- a CDS encoding ATP-binding protein, translating to MIRSRLREWRLSSYLATLLTLTSVLSFALVASAFLLTRIPQLEEEIRTRAEGNARDLAARIELQLGSLQEQLAMLGLALPPRGESSSLLERAVGPGQTFRALYLVSPRGKVEGAGLAPAYRHLQAEVIGSDLAAVALFREVRQKGQAVWSGKYLSALTGAVTIGLGRPLPDGRILIGEIPLAYLLDIVKFNLGTESRAIWVIDQRGDLLADTESEQTRGLNFYSSPLLQAILNEQTLPRQFDFDGNAHYVGGARSQTLGWSFVARLPAGLNNPEIRMTVLIVCGGFLVSLLIGTATALYGAARLQRPLQRIVSQTHAVAQGESNGDWPRGQIIEFNHLSADIGRMAASLSEREQKFLAIFNASPIPLLFSNLGDDARIADVNNAWIAQFGHTRAEVIGRTGLEIGIWESPEIRSQVLATVLDGHSSVETILRSKNGDRLRCKVAAQLFEISGRRYLIWVLEDISELRRIEQELRLLNTSLEARVAERTAALSQAKEAAEAANRAKSAFLANISHEIRTPLNAIGGMAHLIRRGGLPPEQAARLDKLEAASRHLLEIINMVLDLSKIEAGKMQLESQPFRLEMIFANICSMLNEKALEKGLHLHYQLPPRLPRLLGDPTRLQQALLNFAGNAIKFTEQGEVALSAEILTREADHLQLRCSVRDTGIGIAPEVQARLFQPFEQADSSTTRRYGGTGLGLAIAARFAEAMGGTAGVSSVPGAGSHFWLEVRLALAPAETEAPGTPPEEIEAALRALAPACRVLLVDDEPINREIGLMLLADVGLGADLAGDGLEAVARATDQAYDLILMDMQMPQLDGLGATQRIRALPQHRHTPIVAMTANAFSEDRQRCFAAGMTHFIAKPIDPAAFYQLLLGILESEGQSKNTPFSG from the coding sequence ATGATCCGCTCCCGGCTTCGCGAATGGCGTTTGTCCAGCTATCTGGCCACCCTCCTGACACTCACCTCGGTGCTCAGCTTCGCCTTGGTCGCCTCAGCTTTTCTGCTGACGCGGATTCCCCAGCTCGAAGAGGAAATCCGCACCCGGGCCGAGGGTAATGCCCGCGATCTGGCGGCACGAATCGAACTGCAGCTTGGTTCGCTGCAGGAACAACTGGCGATGCTCGGGCTGGCTTTGCCGCCCCGCGGCGAATCCAGTTCATTGCTTGAACGTGCCGTCGGCCCGGGCCAGACCTTCCGGGCGCTGTATCTGGTATCACCGCGCGGCAAGGTCGAAGGTGCTGGTCTGGCCCCCGCCTACCGCCATCTGCAAGCCGAAGTAATCGGCAGCGACCTGGCTGCCGTCGCCCTGTTTCGGGAAGTACGCCAAAAAGGGCAGGCCGTCTGGAGCGGCAAATACCTGTCGGCACTGACCGGTGCCGTCACCATTGGCCTCGGCCGGCCGCTGCCGGATGGCCGGATCCTGATCGGCGAAATCCCGCTCGCCTACTTGCTGGATATTGTCAAATTCAATCTTGGCACCGAATCCCGGGCAATCTGGGTGATCGATCAACGCGGCGACCTGCTCGCCGATACCGAATCGGAACAGACCCGGGGCCTCAATTTTTATTCGTCGCCGCTGCTTCAGGCGATCCTCAACGAACAAACCCTGCCGCGTCAGTTCGATTTCGATGGCAACGCCCATTACGTTGGCGGAGCCCGTTCGCAAACCCTTGGCTGGTCCTTCGTTGCGCGTCTGCCCGCAGGGCTGAACAATCCGGAAATCCGGATGACGGTGCTGATTGTCTGTGGCGGCTTCCTGGTTTCGCTCCTCATTGGTACCGCCACCGCGCTGTACGGTGCCGCCCGACTGCAGCGCCCCTTGCAGCGCATTGTCAGCCAGACGCACGCGGTGGCACAGGGCGAAAGCAACGGCGACTGGCCGCGCGGCCAGATTATCGAGTTCAACCATCTTTCGGCCGATATTGGGCGAATGGCTGCCAGCCTCAGCGAACGCGAGCAAAAATTCCTGGCCATTTTCAACGCCTCGCCGATTCCGCTGCTTTTTTCCAATCTTGGAGACGATGCACGGATTGCGGATGTCAACAACGCCTGGATCGCGCAATTCGGTCATACGCGCGCCGAGGTGATCGGTCGTACCGGGCTTGAAATCGGCATCTGGGAATCGCCGGAAATCCGCAGCCAGGTCCTTGCCACGGTACTCGACGGGCACAGCAGCGTAGAAACCATACTCCGCAGCAAAAACGGCGACCGCCTGCGCTGTAAGGTAGCCGCCCAGTTATTCGAAATCAGTGGCCGACGCTACCTGATCTGGGTCCTTGAAGACATCAGCGAACTCCGCCGCATCGAACAGGAATTGCGACTGCTCAACACTAGTCTGGAAGCTCGTGTCGCCGAGCGTACCGCAGCGCTGTCGCAAGCCAAGGAAGCCGCCGAAGCGGCCAATCGGGCAAAGAGCGCTTTTCTGGCCAACATCAGCCATGAGATTCGCACCCCGCTCAATGCAATCGGCGGCATGGCCCACCTGATCCGCCGGGGCGGCTTGCCACCCGAGCAAGCCGCCCGCCTCGACAAACTGGAGGCGGCCAGCCGCCATCTGCTCGAAATCATCAATATGGTGCTCGATCTGTCGAAGATTGAAGCCGGCAAAATGCAGCTCGAAAGCCAGCCATTCCGGCTGGAAATGATCTTCGCCAACATCTGCTCGATGCTCAATGAAAAAGCCCTGGAGAAAGGACTGCACCTGCACTACCAGTTGCCACCGCGACTCCCCCGGCTGCTCGGAGACCCGACCAGGCTGCAACAGGCACTGCTCAACTTTGCCGGCAACGCGATCAAGTTCACCGAGCAAGGCGAGGTCGCCCTCAGTGCAGAAATCCTCACCCGCGAAGCTGACCACCTGCAATTGCGCTGCAGCGTCCGCGATACCGGCATTGGCATTGCACCGGAGGTACAGGCCCGGCTATTCCAACCCTTTGAACAGGCCGACAGTTCGACCACCCGCCGTTACGGTGGCACCGGACTGGGCTTGGCAATCGCGGCCCGCTTCGCCGAAGCGATGGGCGGCACGGCCGGTGTCAGCAGCGTTCCCGGCGCAGGCAGCCACTTCTGGCTTGAGGTTCGGCTGGCACTGGCCCCGGCAGAAACCGAAGCTCCCGGCACCCCGCCCGAGGAAATCGAAGCGGCGCTCCGCGCGCTGGCACCGGCCTGCCGGGTGCTGCTGGTCGACGACGAACCGATCAATCGTGAAATCGGCCTGATGCTGCTGGCCGATGTCGGCCTTGGTGCCGACCTTGCCGGCGATGGACTGGAGGCTGTAGCCCGTGCCACCGATCAGGCCTACGACCTGATCCTGATGGACATGCAGATGCCGCAACTCGACGGACTTGGCGCCACTCAGCGCATTCGCGCATTGCCACAACATCGCCACACACCGATCGTGGCCATGACCGCCAATGCCTTCAGCGAGGACCGCCAGCGCTGTTTCGCCGCCGGCATGACCCACTTCATCGCCAAACCGATTGATCCGGCTGCCTTCTACCAGTTACTGCTTGGAATTCTGGAAAGCGAAGGGCAAAGCAAAAACACTCCGTTTTCCGGTTGA
- the xerD gene encoding site-specific tyrosine recombinase XerD has protein sequence MKAPPATELDEIDRFCDGLWLEDGLSRATLASYRSDLKHLAGWLAENASERLLDASETTLIGFVAELSRSTRTSSQARYLSTLRRFYRWQISRGRLRQDPTRQLSNPARASRLPKTLSEGQVEALLAAPDTGTPLGLRDRAMLETIYATGLRVSELVNLKLFEISLNDGVVRVTGKGGKDRLTPLGELATEWITRYQNEARGEILAGRQDDALFVTGRGHAMTRQAFWQLVKRYALTAGIPPERLSPHVLRHAFATHLLNHGADLRVVQLLLGHADISTTQIYTHVARERLKSLHASHHPRG, from the coding sequence ATGAAGGCGCCACCTGCGACTGAACTCGACGAGATCGACCGCTTCTGCGACGGTCTCTGGCTTGAAGATGGCCTGTCGCGGGCAACGCTCGCCAGCTATCGCTCCGACCTCAAGCACCTGGCCGGCTGGCTCGCCGAAAATGCCAGCGAACGCCTGCTCGATGCCAGCGAGACGACGCTGATCGGCTTCGTCGCCGAACTCTCGCGTAGCACCCGCACCAGTTCGCAAGCTCGCTACTTGTCGACACTACGGCGTTTTTATCGCTGGCAAATCAGCCGTGGCCGCCTGCGCCAGGACCCGACCCGGCAACTGAGCAACCCGGCGCGAGCATCCCGCTTGCCCAAGACCTTGAGCGAAGGGCAGGTCGAAGCGCTGCTGGCAGCCCCGGATACCGGCACACCGCTCGGCCTGCGTGACCGGGCGATGCTGGAAACCATTTACGCAACAGGCCTGCGGGTTTCCGAACTGGTAAATCTCAAGCTCTTCGAAATCAGCCTCAACGATGGCGTCGTCCGCGTCACCGGCAAAGGCGGCAAAGACCGCCTGACCCCACTGGGCGAACTCGCCACTGAATGGATCACCCGCTATCAAAACGAGGCACGCGGAGAAATTCTCGCCGGCCGCCAGGATGACGCACTGTTCGTCACCGGCCGAGGTCATGCAATGACCCGCCAGGCCTTCTGGCAATTGGTCAAACGCTACGCGCTGACTGCCGGTATCCCGCCCGAGCGCCTATCGCCGCATGTGTTGCGGCACGCCTTCGCCACGCATCTGCTCAACCATGGCGCCGATCTGCGCGTCGTCCAGCTTCTGCTCGGCCACGCCGACATCTCGACCACCCAGATTTACACCCACGTTGCCCGCGAACGGCTCAAATCGCTACACGCCAGCCACCACCCGCGCGGCTGA
- a CDS encoding ABC transporter substrate-binding protein, translating into MPVYICKWLLLLLIAGLSACGRQEPLMIGLIAGLSDRGSDFGESVRNGVILAVEQQNAAGGINGRMLELVIRDDGQNREQAARAARELIALKPEIVIGPVTSSMATVVVPLMNEAGLTLISPTVAAPDFVGLDDQFFRVNRSTRTAAEHHAEILFGRGARRTALAYDTSNGPYSHTWVAAFRDKFTALGGQVSAAVAFASSAQTGFAGVIKEMLRSRPDALLFVASSLDTARLCQQARRLAPQLPLSSTEWAASGEFLVEMGGEAVEGLLIAHAYNRNDNGAFETFRQAYRQRFQREYGSFSPLAFDTANIVFSALRKRQPGQTMKSALLGSGPYTGLQQEIRFDAWGDASRQVYFTEIRNGQFKQLQ; encoded by the coding sequence ATGCCCGTTTACATCTGCAAATGGCTGTTGCTGCTGCTAATCGCCGGCCTGTCTGCCTGCGGCCGCCAGGAACCGCTGATGATCGGCCTGATTGCCGGTCTCTCCGACCGCGGCTCGGACTTTGGCGAAAGCGTGCGCAACGGGGTGATTCTTGCCGTTGAACAACAAAATGCCGCCGGCGGTATCAATGGCCGCATGCTCGAACTGGTTATCCGCGACGACGGGCAAAATCGCGAACAAGCTGCCCGCGCTGCCCGCGAGTTGATCGCACTGAAACCGGAAATCGTGATCGGTCCGGTCACCAGTTCGATGGCGACAGTCGTCGTACCGCTGATGAATGAAGCCGGACTGACACTGATCAGCCCGACCGTCGCCGCCCCCGACTTCGTCGGCCTCGACGATCAGTTCTTCCGTGTCAACCGCAGCACCCGCACGGCTGCGGAACACCACGCCGAAATCCTGTTTGGCCGCGGTGCCCGCCGCACCGCGCTGGCCTACGACACCAGCAATGGACCTTACTCGCATACCTGGGTCGCGGCGTTCCGCGACAAATTCACTGCCCTGGGCGGCCAGGTCAGCGCTGCCGTCGCCTTCGCATCGTCGGCCCAGACCGGCTTTGCCGGCGTGATCAAGGAAATGCTGCGAAGCCGTCCCGATGCGCTGCTGTTCGTCGCCAGTTCGCTCGACACCGCCCGCCTCTGCCAGCAAGCTCGTCGACTGGCACCGCAATTGCCGCTGAGCTCTACCGAATGGGCCGCCTCCGGTGAGTTCCTGGTCGAAATGGGCGGCGAGGCGGTCGAAGGCCTGCTCATTGCCCATGCTTACAACCGCAACGACAACGGTGCTTTTGAAACCTTCCGCCAGGCCTACCGGCAGCGCTTCCAGCGCGAGTACGGCTCCTTTTCGCCACTCGCCTTCGACACAGCCAACATCGTCTTCAGCGCCCTGCGCAAGCGCCAGCCTGGACAAACCATGAAAAGCGCCCTGCTCGGTAGCGGCCCCTATACCGGCCTGCAGCAGGAAATCCGCTTTGATGCCTGGGGCGATGCCAGTCGCCAGGTCTATTTCACCGAAATCCGCAACGGCCAGTTCAAGCAACTACAATGA
- a CDS encoding GGDEF domain-containing protein: MPPIPATESLQHAERLTSHRDHAMLDCGLVSSLTSMLGRGRRRVNVQLYRTDIDDELLHITQTASCNGVEQDHNEYLCEPETLPEAMQRAISLHVFHTEIQQEGRRSMHCCWFPVVADNRLLACIEIRCSRALSMRQLQMIHGMLGLYRNYLQLLNYSQHDSLTGLLNRKTFDDSLERILLNTPLLPPRDNEQRHPEDSVGNSWLAILDIDHFKRINDQYGHLFGDEVLIQVARLMRRLCRRTDKLFRFGGEEFVIVIQQIGENDVARLLERLRATVEQNPIPQVGQITLSIGYTQLHPDDQASVALGRADHALYHGKQHGRNQVNRYETLLAQGEVCTPLLHDDVTLF, from the coding sequence ATGCCTCCAATCCCCGCTACCGAATCGCTGCAGCATGCGGAGCGCCTGACCAGCCATCGCGATCATGCGATGCTCGACTGCGGGCTGGTCAGTTCGTTGACCAGCATGCTTGGTCGCGGCCGGCGGCGGGTCAACGTCCAACTCTACCGTACGGATATCGACGACGAACTCCTGCACATTACGCAGACGGCCAGTTGCAACGGTGTCGAACAGGACCACAACGAATACTTGTGCGAGCCGGAAACCCTCCCGGAAGCCATGCAACGGGCGATCAGCCTGCATGTCTTCCATACCGAAATCCAGCAGGAAGGACGGCGCAGCATGCACTGCTGCTGGTTCCCGGTCGTCGCCGACAATCGCCTGCTGGCCTGTATCGAAATCCGCTGCAGCCGGGCACTGAGCATGCGCCAGTTGCAGATGATCCACGGCATGCTCGGGCTCTACCGCAACTACCTCCAACTGCTCAACTACAGCCAGCACGATTCGCTGACCGGACTGCTCAACCGCAAGACCTTTGACGACAGCCTTGAGCGCATCCTGCTGAATACGCCTCTGCTACCGCCCCGCGACAACGAACAGCGACACCCGGAGGACAGCGTTGGCAACAGCTGGCTGGCGATCCTCGACATTGACCATTTCAAGCGGATCAACGACCAGTACGGCCACCTCTTCGGCGATGAGGTGCTGATTCAGGTTGCCCGGCTGATGCGCCGGCTGTGCCGCCGTACCGACAAGCTGTTCCGCTTCGGCGGCGAGGAATTCGTGATTGTGATCCAGCAAATCGGAGAGAACGATGTTGCCCGCCTGCTTGAACGCCTGCGGGCGACGGTCGAACAAAATCCAATCCCGCAAGTCGGGCAAATCACGTTGAGCATCGGCTATACCCAGCTCCACCCCGATGACCAGGCCTCGGTCGCCCTCGGACGCGCCGACCATGCGCTGTACCACGGCAAACAGCACGGCCGCAACCAGGTCAACCGTTACGAAACCCTGCTCGCCCAAGGCGAGGTCTGCACCCCGCTGCTCCACGATGACGTCACGCTGTTCTGA
- a CDS encoding ATP-binding protein: MNFGRIGSSLHNKLVALSFSFLVLIVLLVFALVQTQQQRLLQTQWSESLHAQAKLLATNLHAAVAFIDAREANNLLDSLAANPGIVAGRVLIGGRTWAAYQQPAATPVEFPDSLLDTQFGNDYLFVREPLILTPGEAPTAHVELLVSLAPYHRTIAETRVETLLLLLAALVAALILTRFVLRRLTAPIEHLNQIVASISERGSLAERVKVESSDEIGRLGHAFNGMLERLQVRDGELARYREDLEKLVEQRTAALQQATREAREASQAKSAFLARMSHEIRTPMNAIVGLSRMVLESELPESQREHVEQIVHSSDALLGILNDVLDYSKIEAGRLTLEKTIFPLDKVLQSLRSIFASKAREKGITLNISVAPDVPPVLQGDPLRLGQILINLVSNALKFTETGEISVSIRCLEPCSGSQIRLEFAVRDTGIGIPAESQAQLFSPFTQADNSITRRFGGTGLGLAICRQLAELMDGEIHLASTPGTGSTFSFSARLTVVDQVSPAAFPGSAVKYAPEAALPNWATRRILLVEDVALNRKIAEALLKKVGVQVEIAVNGAEAVDRLLQSDPPAIDLVLMDIQMPVMDGLTATRKLRAIPRCATLPIIAMTAHAMSEDREESRAAGMNEHLVKPIVPADLYAALARWLPPDA, translated from the coding sequence ATGAACTTCGGCCGCATCGGCAGCAGCCTGCACAACAAGCTGGTTGCGCTCTCCTTCTCGTTCCTGGTGCTGATCGTGCTACTGGTTTTTGCCTTGGTGCAGACCCAGCAACAACGCCTGCTGCAAACCCAGTGGAGCGAATCGCTGCACGCCCAGGCCAAGCTGCTGGCCACCAATCTGCATGCCGCCGTTGCATTCATTGATGCTCGCGAAGCCAACAACCTGCTCGACTCACTGGCCGCCAATCCCGGAATAGTTGCCGGACGGGTCCTGATCGGGGGGCGTACCTGGGCCGCCTATCAGCAGCCGGCTGCGACTCCGGTCGAATTCCCGGACAGCCTGCTCGACACCCAGTTTGGTAACGACTACCTGTTTGTCCGCGAACCCCTGATCCTGACTCCAGGCGAAGCCCCCACGGCCCATGTCGAACTGCTGGTTTCCCTCGCCCCTTACCATCGGACAATCGCCGAAACCCGGGTGGAAACCCTGCTGTTGCTGCTGGCGGCACTGGTTGCGGCACTGATCCTGACCCGTTTCGTACTCCGCCGCCTGACCGCCCCCATCGAACACCTCAACCAGATCGTCGCCAGCATCTCGGAACGCGGTTCGCTGGCCGAGCGAGTCAAAGTGGAGTCATCCGACGAAATCGGCCGTCTCGGACACGCCTTTAATGGCATGCTCGAGCGCCTGCAGGTACGGGACGGCGAGTTGGCACGCTACCGGGAAGACCTGGAAAAACTGGTTGAACAGCGAACCGCCGCATTGCAACAGGCGACCCGCGAGGCGCGCGAAGCCAGCCAGGCCAAATCGGCTTTCCTGGCCCGGATGAGTCACGAAATCCGGACCCCAATGAACGCCATCGTCGGCCTCTCGCGAATGGTGCTTGAAAGCGAATTACCCGAATCGCAACGCGAACACGTCGAGCAGATTGTCCACTCGTCGGATGCTCTGCTCGGGATTCTCAATGATGTCCTCGACTATTCAAAAATCGAAGCCGGGCGCCTGACGCTGGAAAAAACCATTTTCCCGCTGGACAAGGTGCTGCAGTCATTGCGCAGCATCTTTGCCAGTAAAGCACGGGAAAAGGGCATTACCCTGAACATTTCGGTTGCGCCGGATGTCCCCCCCGTGCTGCAGGGGGACCCGCTACGCCTCGGGCAGATTCTGATCAATCTGGTCAGCAATGCCCTCAAATTTACCGAAACCGGTGAAATTTCCGTATCGATCCGCTGCCTGGAGCCGTGCAGTGGATCGCAAATCCGGCTTGAATTCGCGGTCCGCGACACCGGCATCGGGATTCCGGCAGAAAGCCAGGCCCAACTCTTTTCGCCGTTCACCCAGGCGGACAACAGCATCACCCGCCGCTTTGGCGGCACCGGACTGGGACTGGCAATCTGTCGGCAACTGGCTGAACTGATGGACGGAGAAATCCATCTCGCCAGCACTCCCGGCACAGGCAGCACTTTTTCCTTCAGCGCCCGGTTGACCGTGGTTGATCAGGTGAGTCCGGCTGCCTTCCCGGGTTCAGCAGTAAAGTACGCGCCGGAGGCGGCACTGCCGAATTGGGCAACGCGGCGCATCCTGCTGGTCGAAGACGTAGCGCTTAACCGCAAGATCGCCGAAGCTCTGCTGAAAAAAGTCGGCGTCCAGGTCGAAATCGCGGTCAACGGGGCAGAAGCTGTCGACCGTCTACTGCAGAGCGATCCGCCGGCCATCGATCTGGTCCTGATGGACATCCAGATGCCAGTCATGGATGGCTTGACGGCCACCCGCAAGCTGCGGGCAATCCCTCGTTGCGCCACCCTCCCGATCATTGCCATGACTGCGCACGCGATGAGTGAAGACCGCGAGGAAAGCCGCGCGGCCGGGATGAACGAGCACCTGGTCAAGCCCATCGTGCCCGCCGACCTGTATGCCGCACTGGCCCGCTGGCTACCGCCGGACGCCTAG
- a CDS encoding glutamate-5-semialdehyde dehydrogenase — translation MNIQDYMQTVGRQARAASRRLTMATTAEKNAALMHIASAIRREKAALVAANRLDLDAARANGLEPAMLDRLTLSEKGVESMAEGVEQVAKLPDPVGEIRDIKFRPSGIQVGKMRAPLGVIGIIYEARPNVTADAAALCLKSGNAAILRGGSEAINSNRAIAALVQEGLQAAGLPAECVQVINTTDRAAVGELITMREFVDVIVPRGGKGLIARLLAEARVPMIQHLDGNCHVYIETDADPAKALKIVENAKTQRYGTCNTAESLLIDRSIAAAQLPAIAAMLTGKGVEIRGCAETCALVPNAQAASEEDYYTEFLAPIISVKVVDGFDEAVAHINQYSSHHSEAIVTQDHSKAMRFLREVDSSSVMINASTRFADGFEYGLGAEIGISTDKIHARGPVGLEGLTSEKWIVLGDGHVRA, via the coding sequence ATGAACATCCAAGACTACATGCAGACCGTGGGCCGCCAGGCACGGGCCGCTTCGCGCCGCCTGACGATGGCCACGACCGCTGAAAAGAATGCCGCGCTGATGCACATCGCCAGCGCCATCCGTCGCGAAAAAGCCGCCCTTGTGGCCGCTAACCGGCTGGATCTCGACGCCGCCCGCGCCAACGGACTGGAGCCGGCCATGCTGGATCGCCTGACCCTGTCCGAAAAGGGCGTGGAGTCGATGGCCGAAGGCGTCGAACAAGTGGCCAAGCTACCCGACCCGGTCGGTGAAATCCGCGACATCAAATTCCGTCCGTCCGGCATCCAGGTTGGCAAGATGCGCGCGCCGCTCGGCGTCATCGGCATCATCTACGAAGCCCGCCCCAACGTGACCGCCGATGCGGCTGCGCTGTGCCTGAAGTCCGGCAATGCCGCCATCCTGCGCGGTGGTTCGGAAGCCATCAACAGCAACCGTGCGATCGCCGCCCTGGTTCAGGAAGGCCTGCAAGCCGCCGGCCTCCCCGCCGAATGCGTGCAGGTGATCAACACCACCGACCGCGCCGCCGTCGGCGAACTGATCACCATGCGCGAGTTCGTCGATGTCATCGTCCCGCGCGGCGGCAAGGGCCTGATCGCCCGCCTGCTGGCCGAAGCCCGCGTGCCGATGATCCAGCACCTGGACGGCAACTGCCACGTCTATATCGAAACCGACGCCGACCCGGCCAAGGCGCTGAAGATTGTCGAGAATGCCAAGACTCAGCGCTACGGCACCTGCAACACCGCCGAATCGCTGCTGATCGACCGCAGTATCGCTGCGGCCCAGTTGCCGGCGATTGCCGCCATGCTCACCGGCAAGGGCGTCGAAATCCGCGGCTGCGCTGAAACCTGCGCGCTGGTCCCCAACGCGCAGGCAGCCAGCGAAGAGGATTACTACACCGAGTTTCTGGCCCCGATCATTTCGGTCAAGGTGGTCGATGGCTTCGATGAGGCCGTCGCGCACATCAATCAGTATTCATCGCACCACTCGGAAGCCATCGTCACCCAGGACCATTCGAAAGCGATGCGTTTCCTGCGCGAAGTCGACTCCAGTTCGGTAATGATCAATGCCTCAACCCGCTTTGCCGACGGTTTCGAATACGGCCTCGGTGCCGAGATCGGAATTTCGACCGACAAGATCCATGCTCGCGGACCGGTCGGTCTTGAAGGCCTGACCAGCGAAAAGTGGATCGTACTCGGCGACGGACACGTTCGCGCCTGA
- a CDS encoding methylated-DNA--[protein]-cysteine S-methyltransferase encodes MTSRCSDSKTPATGWQAIVAAPGFALGVRCDDDSLHLIEFLSPQPAQVPDRPLAAEAARQLEAWLDDPASPFSLPLLAQGTPFQRRVWQEISEIPLGQTRSYGQLAKNLKNAPRAVGQACGANPFPLLIPCHRVLAAHGGLGGFNRQGGGFLLDIKRWLLRHEGATCD; translated from the coding sequence ATGACGTCACGCTGTTCTGACTCCAAAACTCCGGCCACTGGCTGGCAGGCGATTGTCGCCGCCCCCGGTTTTGCCCTCGGCGTGCGCTGCGACGACGATAGCCTGCACCTGATTGAATTTCTCTCTCCACAACCCGCCCAGGTGCCCGACCGACCGCTAGCCGCCGAAGCTGCCCGGCAACTCGAAGCCTGGCTGGACGACCCGGCCAGCCCGTTTTCACTTCCCTTGCTGGCACAAGGCACCCCCTTTCAGCGCCGCGTCTGGCAGGAAATTTCGGAAATCCCGCTGGGGCAGACCCGGAGCTACGGTCAACTGGCAAAAAACCTTAAAAATGCACCGCGTGCTGTCGGCCAGGCTTGTGGTGCCAACCCCTTCCCGTTGCTTATCCCCTGCCACCGCGTACTCGCCGCCCATGGCGGACTCGGCGGCTTCAACCGCCAAGGTGGTGGATTCCTGCTCGACATCAAACGCTGGCTGCTCAGACATGAAGGCGCCACCTGCGACTGA
- a CDS encoding YfiR family protein: MRTVASRLRSIGLICGLAGIVPLSPAVTAADIPEYGMKAMLFYRLSQFVYWPGGEKPGPTPTLCIAGSNPFGNALTQIAGNAGAEVRSAGSDPVGCHLIFIARSEQPALERWLQRAEQRRVVTVSDIPGFARQGGMIELPLEGERVAILVNRRNAQKQGFEFNTQLLRLARGVE, encoded by the coding sequence ATGCGCACGGTGGCATCCCGTCTGCGAAGCATCGGTCTGATCTGCGGCCTGGCCGGGATCGTGCCGTTGTCGCCGGCCGTCACCGCCGCCGATATTCCCGAATATGGAATGAAGGCCATGCTGTTTTACCGCCTCAGCCAGTTCGTCTATTGGCCAGGCGGCGAAAAGCCCGGCCCGACTCCGACGCTTTGCATCGCCGGCAGTAATCCCTTTGGCAACGCCCTCACCCAGATCGCCGGCAATGCCGGCGCCGAGGTTCGCAGTGCCGGCAGCGATCCGGTCGGCTGCCACCTGATTTTCATTGCCCGCAGCGAACAGCCAGCGCTTGAGCGCTGGTTGCAACGGGCCGAGCAACGGCGCGTGGTAACAGTTTCGGACATCCCCGGCTTTGCCCGCCAGGGCGGCATGATCGAACTGCCGCTCGAGGGCGAGCGGGTAGCGATCCTGGTCAACCGACGCAACGCCCAGAAACAGGGGTTTGAATTCAACACCCAGCTACTGCGCCTGGCACGGGGGGTTGAATGA